Proteins found in one Drosophila busckii strain San Diego stock center, stock number 13000-0081.31 chromosome 2R, ASM1175060v1, whole genome shotgun sequence genomic segment:
- the LOC108597383 gene encoding cytochrome P450 9b2, protein MALLLIVALAALAYWIYKWATKDHDEFIKRGLPFEKPMPLLGNNAAIVMNKASFQKLLEAFYRRNRQHKLVGFFNFRTPMIQVNDPEIIKKICVKDFEHFPNHQLLFKTTERLLTDMLSIMKDQRWKHMRNTLTPAFTAAKMRSMFGLMNESFAECMQHLHEKAQGAVRPGEGFELELKEVCNRLSNDLIATTAFGLKVSSYKTPNNEFYQIGQSIAFFRGRQLYKFMLSTTIPWLFKLLGFQVFDKDKTDFFIRLVVDAMKQREQQNIVRPDMIQLLLEAKKESTENWTDDEIVAQCFIFFFAAFENNASFICTTAFELLNNPDIQAKLYEEVKQTHDSLKGEQLSYDTVMKMKYMDMVVSESLRKWTLAAATDRVCSKDYTLRDDDGNVQFEFKAGDLINIPIAGLHWDDRYFPEPLKFKPERFSDEEKDNMVPYTYLPFGTGPRNCIGNRYALMQAKAMLYNLLLQYRIERSPKTVKDLMSDSRGFQLTPRSGYWVHLVPRS, encoded by the exons atGGCGCTGCTTTTAATCGTCGCTTTAGCAGCGTTAGCTTACTGGATATACAAATGGGCAACTAAAGATCACGATGAGTTCATCAAGCGTGGACTGCCCTTTGAGAAACCTATGCCATTGCTGGGCAACAATGCTGCAATAGTTATGAACAAGGCCTCGTTTCAGAAATTGCTGGAGGCATTCTATCGCCGCAATCGCCAGCA caagctGGTGGGTTTCTTCAACTTTCGCACGCCTATGATACAAGTGAACGATCCAGAGATAATTAAGAAGATCTGCGTCAAGGACTTTGAGCATTTTCCCAATCATCAGTTGTTGTTTAAGACTACGGAGCGGCTGCTTACCGACATGCTGAGCATCATGAAAGATCAGCGCTGGAAGCACATGCGGAATACGCTGACTCCAGCTTTTACTGCTGCCAAAATGCGCAGCATGTTCGGCTTGATGAATGAAAGCTTTGCCGAATGCATGCAGCACTTGCATGAGAAGGCGCAGGGTGCGGTGCGGCCAGGCGAGGGTTTCGAATTGGAGCTGAAGGAGGTGTGCAATAGATTGTCCAACGATCTGATTGCCACCACGGCTTTCGGCTTGAAGGTCAGCTCCTATAAGACGCCCAACAATGAGTTCTATCAGATTGGACAATCGATTGCATTCTTCCGCGGCAGGCAGCTCTACAAGTTTATGCTCTCCACCACCATTCCCTGGCTCTTTAAG CTTTTGGGCTTCCAAGTGTTTGACAAGGATAAAACAGACTTCTTCATACGTCTTGTTGTCGATGCCATGAAGCAGCGCGAGCAGCAGAATATAGTGCGTCCCGACATGattcaactgctgctggaAGCGAAGAAAGAGTCCACCGAGAACTGGACGGATGATGAAATCGTCGCGCAGTGCTTCATTTTCTTCTTTGCCGCATTCGAAAACAATGCGAGCTTCATCTGCACCACAGCCTTTGAGCTGCTCAACAATCCCGACATACAAGCCAAGCTCTATGAGGAGGTCAAGCAGACGCATGACTCACTCAAGGGCGAACAGCTGTCCTATGATACAGTTATGAAGATGAAGTATATGGATATGGTGGTGTCTGAATCGCTTAGAAAATGGACcttggctgctgctacagATCGTGTCTGCTCTAAGGACTACACACTACGTGATGACGATGGCAATGTGCAGTTTGAGTTCAAGGCTGGAGATCTCATTAATATACCCATAGCGGGTCTACACTGGGATGATCGTTACTTCCCCGAACCGCTGAAGTTCAAGCCAGAACGTTTTAGCGACGAGGAAAAGGATAACATGGTGCCCTATACTTATTTGCCTTTCGGCACTGGACCACGCAATTGCATAG GCAATCGTTATGCTCTCATGCAGGCCAAGGCCATGCTCTAtaatctgctgctgcaatatcGCATTGAACGTTCACCCAAAACAGTTAAAGACCTCATGAGCGACTCACGTGGCTTCCAGTTAACCCCCCGAAGCGGCTACTGGGTGCACTTAGTGCCGCGTAGTTAA